A genomic window from Sphingobacterium spiritivorum includes:
- a CDS encoding 30S ribosomal protein S16, whose product MATKIRLQRHGKKGKPFYHVVVADSRAPRDGKFIERLGSYNPNTNPATIVLDFEKALDWMNKGAQPTDTARAILSYKGVLYKKHLEGGVKKGAFDEAKAEELFAEWSKEKTAKIDGKKDSLTSSKEEAKKAALAAEAKKKADKAAAIAAKNTPAVEESAEEVEAPEATEGAENTEETEG is encoded by the coding sequence ATGGCAACTAAAATCAGATTGCAAAGACATGGTAAAAAAGGAAAACCTTTTTACCACGTAGTAGTAGCAGATTCACGTGCACCACGTGATGGTAAATTCATCGAACGTCTTGGTTCTTACAACCCTAACACAAATCCTGCAACAATCGTTTTGGATTTCGAAAAAGCGTTAGATTGGATGAACAAAGGTGCTCAACCTACTGATACTGCTCGCGCTATCCTTTCTTACAAAGGTGTATTGTACAAAAAACACTTAGAAGGTGGTGTGAAAAAAGGTGCTTTCGATGAAGCAAAAGCTGAAGAACTATTCGCAGAATGGTCTAAAGAAAAAACTGCTAAAATCGATGGTAAAAAAGATAGCCTGACTTCTTCTAAAGAAGAAGCTAAGAAAGCTGCATTAGCCGCTGAAGCTAAGAAAAAAGCTGACAAAGCAGCTGCTATCGCTGCAAAAAACACTCCTGCAGTAGAAGAATCTGCTGAAGAAGTGGAAGCACCAGAAGCTACTGAAGGCGCTGAAAACACTGAAGAAACTGAAGGATAA
- the rimM gene encoding ribosome maturation factor RimM (Essential for efficient processing of 16S rRNA): protein MTIDQSFYIGYISKTRGLKGELQLFFEFEDYQDLDIDVLFVEINKKLVPYFVENIKLQSNSTAYLNLEDVDHIDKAQPLVHKKLYLPNDKMPERDPDDFRLTDLKGFLVIDEVHGELGEIVEVQELPQQFIARVDFNGKELMFPLNDDLILGIDPEEEIIEVDLPEGLVELYSE, encoded by the coding sequence ATGACCATAGATCAGAGTTTTTATATTGGATACATCAGCAAGACAAGAGGACTGAAGGGAGAGCTGCAGCTGTTTTTTGAATTTGAAGATTATCAGGATCTGGATATTGATGTACTTTTTGTGGAGATCAATAAGAAGCTTGTACCCTACTTTGTAGAAAATATCAAGTTACAATCCAATAGTACAGCCTATCTCAATCTTGAAGATGTAGATCATATTGATAAAGCACAGCCTCTGGTACATAAAAAACTGTACCTTCCTAATGATAAGATGCCTGAGCGTGATCCTGATGATTTCAGGCTGACTGATCTCAAAGGCTTTCTGGTTATTGACGAAGTACATGGTGAACTGGGAGAGATCGTGGAAGTTCAGGAATTGCCTCAGCAATTTATCGCAAGGGTTGATTTTAACGGAAAAGAGCTGATGTTTCCGTTAAATGATGATCTGATACTGGGGATTGATCCTGAAGAAGAGATTATTGAAGTAGATCTGCCCGAAGGCTTGGTCGAACTATATAGCGAATAA
- a CDS encoding methylenetetrahydrofolate reductase, giving the protein MKIIDHIQNAKGKTLFSFELLPPAKGQSIQSIYKTMDELMEFKPPFIDVTYHREDYLYKEHANGLLERVSYRKRPGTVAICAAIMNKYKVDAVPHLICGGFTKEETENALIDLNFLGIDNVLVLRGDARRGDADFIPTEGGHSFATDLLEQVANMNQGRYLHEDIETSEKTNFCIGVAGYPEKHFESPNFNTDFKFLKKKIEMGAEFIVTQMFFNVQKYKDFVIKCREHDINVPIIPGLKPITSKKQLVTLPRVFHLDIPEELSDAIADCHTNADVRQVGQEWLVQQCKELIEFGAPVLHFYTMSNPGPTKKIVEQLF; this is encoded by the coding sequence ATGAAAATTATTGACCATATTCAAAACGCTAAAGGTAAAACCTTGTTTTCCTTTGAGTTACTGCCCCCTGCAAAAGGACAGAGCATACAGAGTATATATAAAACCATGGACGAGTTGATGGAATTCAAACCTCCGTTTATAGATGTCACCTACCATCGCGAAGATTACCTGTATAAAGAACATGCAAACGGACTGCTGGAAAGAGTATCTTACCGTAAGCGTCCGGGAACAGTAGCGATCTGTGCTGCTATTATGAATAAATATAAGGTAGATGCTGTTCCTCACCTTATTTGTGGCGGATTTACGAAAGAGGAAACTGAAAATGCATTGATTGATCTCAATTTTCTGGGCATTGATAATGTGCTGGTGCTCCGCGGAGATGCACGGCGGGGAGATGCAGATTTTATCCCGACAGAAGGAGGACACTCTTTTGCGACAGATTTGCTGGAGCAGGTGGCTAATATGAATCAGGGCAGATATCTGCATGAGGATATCGAAACTTCAGAGAAGACCAATTTCTGTATAGGTGTTGCCGGGTATCCGGAGAAACATTTTGAAAGCCCCAACTTTAATACGGATTTCAAATTTCTAAAGAAAAAGATAGAGATGGGTGCCGAGTTTATTGTAACCCAAATGTTTTTTAACGTTCAGAAATACAAAGATTTTGTTATCAAATGTCGGGAGCATGATATTAATGTCCCTATTATTCCGGGTTTGAAACCTATTACTTCCAAGAAACAGCTGGTGACGTTACCGCGTGTCTTTCATCTGGATATTCCTGAAGAACTTAGTGATGCCATAGCTGATTGTCATACTAATGCCGATGTAAGGCAGGTAGGACAGGAATGGCTGGTGCAACAATGTAAGGAACTGATCGAATTCGGAGCTCCGGTGCTTCACTTCTATACGATGAGTAATCCTGGGCCTACCAAAAAGATTGTAGAACAATTGTTTTAA
- a CDS encoding porin family protein, producing MKKLLFSIIAMLLIGNTAVQAQGFKGKWFIMGEAGYSTQSDGNIQHYSVLPVVGTFVAPTTAIGLGVGYLGQKDKTVPDVVGKEEAFIVQPLARKYWGITDNFLIFGQAAVPLTFGKNSIDANGVKTDIKFTGYGVQLSPGIDYFMSSHFSIEASFGLVGWSAVKPKDGETANDFNIGVNSGFQNGVKFGLKYIF from the coding sequence ATGAAAAAGTTATTATTCTCAATTATTGCAATGTTACTAATCGGTAACACAGCTGTTCAGGCTCAGGGATTCAAAGGAAAATGGTTTATCATGGGTGAAGCAGGTTATTCTACTCAATCGGATGGTAATATCCAGCATTATAGTGTACTTCCGGTTGTGGGTACATTCGTTGCACCTACGACTGCAATTGGTCTGGGGGTAGGATATTTAGGGCAGAAAGATAAAACTGTCCCTGATGTTGTCGGCAAAGAAGAGGCATTCATTGTACAACCATTGGCCCGGAAATATTGGGGTATCACGGACAACTTTTTAATTTTTGGTCAGGCAGCAGTTCCTCTGACCTTCGGCAAAAATAGCATTGACGCAAATGGAGTCAAAACAGACATCAAATTCACCGGATACGGTGTACAGTTATCTCCCGGGATAGATTATTTTATGAGCAGTCACTTTTCAATAGAAGCATCCTTCGGACTGGTTGGCTGGTCAGCGGTGAAACCTAAGGATGGAGAAACAGCAAATGACTTTAACATCGGTGTGAATTCAGGATTTCAAAACGGAGTCAAATTCGGACTCAAATATATCTTTTAA
- a CDS encoding glutamine--tRNA ligase/YqeY domain fusion protein: MENEVKSLNFIEEIVEEDLRTGKHDGRVLTRFPPEPNGYLHIGHAKSICLNFGLAKKYNGKTNLRFDDTNPVTEDTEYVESIKKDIQWLGFQWNQELYTSDYFQQLYDFALELIRKGLAYVDDSTAEEIAAAKGTPTEPGVPTPYRDRTVEENITLFEEMRAGKYKEGEKVLRAKIDLASPNMHMRDPLLYRIKFADHHRTGNTWPIYPMYDFAHGQSDAIEKITHSLCTLEFIPHRPLYDWCIDKLEIYPSKQYEFARLNLNYTVMSKRKLLQLVNEKHVEGWDDPRMPTISGLRRRGYTPASIVDFCERIGIAKRENIIDVSLLEFCIREDLNKTAWRRMAVLDPVKMIITNYPDGQVEELEGENNPEAEGGEGSRKIPFSKELWIEREDFMENAPKKFFRLGPGLSVRLKHAYIVECHDFVKDENGHITEIHCNYIPNSKSGEDTSGLKVKGTIHWVSVPHAKEAEVRLYDRLFNVENPAAEEDFKSTINTDSLKIIPKAYLEPDMANAELGKGYQFIRLGYYTLDTRSTKDQLVFNRTVTLKDSWAKEVKKG; this comes from the coding sequence ATGGAAAATGAAGTAAAATCATTAAATTTTATTGAAGAGATCGTTGAGGAGGATCTTCGTACAGGCAAGCACGATGGTCGTGTATTGACCCGATTCCCTCCTGAGCCGAATGGTTACCTTCATATCGGACATGCTAAATCCATCTGTCTGAATTTCGGATTGGCAAAGAAGTATAATGGAAAAACAAACCTTCGCTTTGACGACACTAACCCTGTGACTGAAGACACAGAGTATGTAGAAAGTATTAAAAAAGACATCCAATGGCTTGGTTTTCAATGGAACCAGGAACTATATACCTCCGATTACTTCCAGCAACTTTATGATTTTGCACTCGAGCTGATCAGAAAAGGATTGGCTTATGTAGATGACAGCACTGCTGAAGAAATAGCTGCAGCAAAAGGCACACCTACCGAGCCCGGAGTACCTACCCCTTATCGGGATCGTACGGTAGAGGAAAACATCACACTCTTTGAAGAGATGAGAGCCGGAAAATATAAAGAAGGTGAAAAAGTATTACGTGCGAAGATTGATCTTGCCAGCCCGAATATGCATATGCGTGATCCGCTTCTGTATCGTATCAAATTTGCAGATCATCACCGTACAGGCAATACATGGCCGATCTATCCCATGTATGACTTTGCACACGGACAAAGTGATGCGATCGAAAAGATTACACACTCACTATGTACACTGGAGTTTATTCCTCACCGTCCTTTGTATGACTGGTGTATAGACAAATTGGAGATTTATCCTTCAAAACAGTATGAATTTGCACGACTGAACCTGAATTACACGGTTATGAGTAAGCGTAAATTACTTCAACTGGTAAATGAAAAGCATGTTGAAGGATGGGACGATCCGCGTATGCCGACGATCAGCGGTCTGCGTCGTCGCGGCTATACACCTGCTAGTATTGTAGATTTCTGTGAGCGAATCGGTATTGCTAAACGCGAGAATATTATCGATGTAAGTCTGTTGGAATTCTGTATCCGTGAAGATCTGAATAAGACAGCATGGCGCCGAATGGCAGTTTTAGATCCTGTCAAAATGATTATCACCAACTATCCTGATGGACAGGTAGAAGAACTGGAAGGAGAAAATAATCCGGAAGCAGAAGGCGGGGAGGGTTCACGTAAAATTCCGTTCAGCAAAGAGCTGTGGATAGAACGTGAGGATTTTATGGAAAATGCTCCAAAGAAATTCTTCCGTTTAGGACCGGGATTATCTGTACGCCTTAAACATGCTTATATCGTGGAATGCCATGATTTTGTGAAGGATGAAAATGGTCATATAACAGAAATTCACTGTAACTATATTCCAAACTCAAAATCCGGAGAAGATACAAGTGGCCTTAAAGTAAAAGGAACGATTCATTGGGTATCTGTACCACATGCAAAAGAAGCTGAGGTAAGACTATACGACCGTCTGTTTAATGTAGAAAATCCTGCTGCAGAAGAGGACTTCAAATCTACCATCAATACAGACAGCCTTAAAATTATTCCTAAAGCTTACTTAGAGCCTGATATGGCAAATGCAGAATTAGGCAAAGGCTATCAGTTTATCCGATTGGGATATTATACATTAGATACCCGTTCCACTAAGGATCAGCTGGTATTTAACCGTACCGTTACCCTCAAAGACTCCTGGGCAAAAGAAGTCAAAAAAGGATAA
- a CDS encoding carbonic anhydrase — protein sequence MENKDLKLGFDKILDGNKEWMDFVKNDTSGRFQQLAKGQNPEILWIGCADSRVPANELTGTKPGEVFVHRNIANVCVHSDMNMLSVLDYAVNVLKVKHVIVAGHYGCGGVAASLSRKQFGVIDNWLCHIKDVYRLHAAEIDAIQDPEQKTNRLVELNVIEQVFNLCTTSIVQNAWKERDDLAVHGMVINIGSGELIDLDTTFTNNESLGKVFAYS from the coding sequence ATGGAAAATAAAGATTTAAAGTTAGGATTCGACAAAATTTTAGATGGCAACAAGGAATGGATGGACTTTGTTAAAAATGACACCTCCGGCCGATTTCAGCAACTGGCAAAAGGACAAAATCCGGAAATCCTCTGGATAGGCTGTGCAGATAGCCGTGTTCCTGCAAATGAGCTTACCGGCACAAAACCGGGAGAAGTATTTGTACACCGTAACATCGCCAACGTATGTGTACACTCTGACATGAATATGCTGAGTGTATTAGACTATGCAGTCAATGTTCTTAAAGTAAAACATGTAATCGTTGCAGGTCACTATGGATGTGGTGGTGTGGCAGCATCTCTGAGCCGCAAACAATTTGGTGTCATAGATAACTGGTTATGCCATATCAAGGATGTATATCGTTTACATGCCGCTGAAATTGATGCAATCCAGGATCCTGAACAAAAAACGAATCGTCTGGTTGAACTCAATGTTATAGAACAGGTATTCAATCTTTGTACGACATCTATTGTACAGAATGCCTGGAAAGAGCGTGATGACTTAGCCGTACACGGTATGGTAATCAATATTGGCTCCGGAGAGCTGATCGATCTTGACACCACATTCACAAATAATGAATCTTTAGGAAAAGTGTTTGCCTACTCTTAA
- a CDS encoding SulP family inorganic anion transporter yields the protein MFGTRMSAFLKLSKRDLKYDFPSSIVVFLVALPLCLGIAMASGAPLFAGILTGIIGGIVVASISKSPLSVSGPAAGLTVIVLGAIQQLGAYETFLLAVVIAGIIQLILGIVKAGMIGNYFPSSVIIGMLAAIGITIILKQIPLAMGLTEKHAFEMDNGGGVAAFADTLLDSISYGALIICLLSLAILIYWPKLPKVSKIPAPLLVVAVGLGLAMAFQGTSFQLSQAQLVTVPVVGSFSEFTGLFTLPDFSQILNKEVWIVAFTIAIIASLETLLSIEAVDKIDPFKRNTPTNRELIAQGVGNMASGMLGGLPMTSVIVRSSANVNAGGRTRQSAMLHGLWLFIALLAIPTVLNMIPLSCLAAILLHTGYKLAKPALFKEMYVKGWDQFIPFFMTIAVVVFTDLLTGVGVGIVVATFYILKANMKNAFKFDIIKQDDNEKAVITLAEEVTFLNKVPIQQKLYSLPKNIDKIEINGSQSKFIDKDVIEVIKDFQQNAISKGRDIQLTDIVYKK from the coding sequence ATGTTTGGTACACGTATGTCTGCTTTTCTAAAACTATCGAAAAGAGACTTAAAATATGATTTCCCTTCAAGTATTGTCGTATTTTTAGTGGCTTTGCCATTATGTCTTGGTATCGCCATGGCATCGGGGGCACCTCTTTTTGCAGGCATCTTGACGGGAATAATCGGAGGTATTGTAGTAGCCTCTATCAGTAAATCACCTCTTAGTGTCAGTGGTCCGGCCGCAGGTCTGACTGTGATTGTACTTGGTGCAATCCAGCAACTGGGCGCTTATGAGACATTCTTATTAGCCGTAGTAATCGCCGGAATTATACAATTGATTCTGGGTATCGTGAAGGCAGGTATGATCGGAAATTATTTTCCTTCCTCTGTCATTATCGGTATGCTTGCTGCAATTGGTATCACTATTATCCTCAAGCAAATTCCATTAGCGATGGGACTAACGGAAAAACATGCTTTTGAAATGGATAACGGCGGAGGTGTTGCTGCTTTTGCAGATACATTACTGGATTCAATTAGTTATGGCGCATTGATCATCTGTCTGCTTTCATTAGCGATTCTGATCTACTGGCCTAAACTTCCGAAGGTAAGCAAAATTCCGGCACCTCTGTTAGTTGTAGCAGTGGGGCTTGGTTTAGCGATGGCATTTCAGGGTACTTCATTCCAGTTGAGTCAGGCACAACTTGTGACTGTACCTGTGGTAGGATCGTTTTCAGAATTTACTGGCCTATTTACGCTGCCGGATTTCTCTCAGATCTTAAATAAAGAAGTATGGATAGTAGCTTTTACAATTGCTATCATTGCCAGTCTGGAGACACTTCTTAGCATAGAGGCTGTAGATAAAATAGATCCGTTCAAACGCAATACACCGACTAACAGAGAGTTGATTGCGCAAGGTGTAGGTAATATGGCCAGCGGTATGCTGGGTGGTCTTCCTATGACTTCGGTAATCGTACGTTCTTCTGCCAATGTAAATGCCGGTGGACGCACACGTCAGTCTGCGATGTTACACGGTTTATGGTTATTTATAGCCTTATTAGCTATACCTACTGTATTGAACATGATTCCGCTATCCTGTCTTGCCGCTATCCTGCTGCATACCGGTTATAAGTTAGCAAAGCCTGCTCTCTTCAAAGAGATGTATGTTAAGGGTTGGGATCAGTTTATTCCTTTCTTCATGACAATCGCTGTAGTGGTATTTACAGATTTGCTGACAGGAGTAGGTGTAGGTATCGTAGTCGCAACGTTTTATATCCTGAAAGCAAATATGAAAAATGCATTCAAATTTGATATTATCAAACAGGATGACAACGAGAAGGCTGTAATTACACTTGCCGAAGAGGTTACGTTTCTGAATAAAGTGCCGATTCAGCAAAAATTGTACAGCCTGCCAAAGAACATCGATAAAATCGAAATTAATGGGTCACAGAGTAAATTCATTGACAAAGACGTCATTGAGGTCATTAAAGACTTCCAGCAAAATGCGATAAGTAAAGGGCGGGATATTCAATTAACAGATATAGTTTATAAAAAATAA
- a CDS encoding helicase HerA-like domain-containing protein: protein MATKEQFIEKITASYQPKGAFIFLGAGIFNGEIVAEAKVNLALKMMNRHGLIAGATGTGKTRTLQLIAEQLSNEQVPVFMLDVKGDLSGFAQEGKSNPALEERGQAIAYPFQPQNFPVELYSLSGNKGIPMRITIEDFGPVLLSRILDLNETQSGVLAAIFKYAGDKQMPLIDLVDLKKLLSYLSDGPGAEEISNDYGRISSATSGTILRKIVAIEQQGLAHIFGEKEFEIQDLFEKIDGKGVISLLNISDVQDQPLLFSTFLLSLLAQLFKNLPEVGDLDRPKLVFFFDEAHLLFNGASKAFLSQVEQIIRLIRSKGVGVFFCTQAATDVPETVLGQLGNRVQHALRAFTPNDAEALRKTVKTYPHSEFYEIDKILTSLGTGQAMITVLNDKGIPTEVVATHMIGPRSVMGPVDPQTYTDIINNSPLLQKYKESVNNRSAEEIIEEKMEEAQRAKVQQEAAKAQSAPGRPASRRQTPLEAAQKTATTTLAREGVKLLSKLANGLLTAFLKKK from the coding sequence ATGGCAACAAAGGAACAATTTATTGAAAAGATTACAGCCTCTTATCAACCAAAGGGAGCTTTTATTTTCCTGGGGGCAGGAATTTTCAATGGGGAGATCGTCGCAGAAGCAAAAGTAAACCTTGCGCTGAAGATGATGAACAGACATGGTCTGATTGCAGGTGCTACAGGTACCGGTAAGACGAGGACCTTACAACTCATTGCCGAGCAACTTTCCAATGAACAGGTTCCGGTATTTATGCTGGATGTGAAAGGAGATTTATCAGGCTTTGCTCAGGAAGGAAAATCTAATCCTGCACTGGAGGAAAGAGGGCAGGCGATTGCCTATCCCTTTCAACCGCAAAATTTCCCCGTAGAGCTGTATTCGCTCAGTGGCAATAAAGGCATTCCGATGCGGATCACAATAGAAGACTTCGGACCGGTACTTTTATCCCGTATTCTGGATTTGAATGAAACACAATCGGGTGTATTAGCAGCCATATTCAAATATGCCGGCGATAAGCAGATGCCGTTAATAGATCTTGTTGATTTGAAGAAACTACTTTCCTATCTTTCTGATGGTCCCGGAGCGGAGGAGATCAGCAATGATTACGGACGTATCAGTTCTGCTACCTCAGGTACGATATTGAGAAAGATAGTTGCCATCGAGCAGCAAGGATTGGCACATATTTTCGGAGAGAAGGAATTTGAAATTCAGGATCTGTTTGAGAAAATAGACGGTAAGGGTGTTATCAGCCTTCTGAATATTTCTGATGTACAGGATCAGCCTTTGTTATTTTCCACATTTTTATTAAGTCTCCTTGCACAGCTTTTCAAAAATCTTCCGGAAGTAGGTGATCTGGACAGACCAAAACTTGTATTTTTCTTTGACGAAGCTCATTTGTTATTTAACGGTGCTTCTAAAGCGTTCTTGTCTCAGGTCGAGCAGATTATACGCCTGATCCGGTCAAAAGGAGTAGGCGTATTCTTCTGTACGCAGGCTGCTACGGATGTGCCGGAAACGGTTCTCGGACAATTGGGTAACCGTGTGCAGCATGCATTGCGGGCATTTACGCCTAATGATGCCGAAGCACTGCGGAAGACCGTGAAAACATATCCGCATTCTGAATTTTATGAGATAGATAAAATTCTTACTTCTCTGGGTACAGGACAAGCCATGATCACCGTGTTGAATGATAAAGGTATTCCTACGGAAGTAGTCGCTACACATATGATAGGTCCGCGTTCTGTAATGGGACCTGTGGATCCGCAAACGTACACGGATATTATCAATAATTCGCCTTTACTGCAGAAATATAAAGAGTCTGTCAATAACCGGAGTGCTGAAGAAATTATTGAAGAAAAAATGGAAGAAGCACAGCGTGCCAAGGTTCAGCAGGAGGCTGCCAAAGCGCAGTCAGCACCGGGGCGTCCCGCTTCCAGAAGACAGACACCACTGGAGGCAGCACAAAAAACAGCCACCACTACATTAGCCAGAGAAGGAGTAAAGTTACTAAGTAAACTGGCTAACGGACTTTTAACAGCTTTTCTAAAGAAAAAATAA
- a CDS encoding nucleotidyltransferase family protein has protein sequence MGKPTLLILAAGMASRYGSLKQIDSFGPHGETIIDYSIYDAINAGFGKVVFIIREEFVDKMREVFDAKLSGKIEVDYAFQDFDLKKFGIDREIERSKPWGTAHAVLSAKNQINEPFCVINADDFYGTDSFVKMAEFLTTEVTDKQMALMGFRVDNTLSDHGYVSRGVCEVSDSGHMKSVTERTKIYYKEIDGEKKIVFEENGVETELDPNSRVSMNFWGFTPLVFEQAEKMFHTFVEENADDPKSEFFIPSVADALVQTGQTDFKVIPTSSKWFGVTYKEDKEIVQESISKLVADGAYPEKLF, from the coding sequence ATGGGTAAACCAACTTTATTGATATTAGCTGCGGGAATGGCTAGTCGCTATGGTTCTTTAAAACAAATTGATAGTTTTGGGCCTCACGGCGAGACTATTATTGATTATTCTATATATGATGCTATCAATGCCGGATTCGGAAAAGTCGTATTTATAATCAGAGAAGAATTTGTCGATAAAATGAGAGAAGTCTTTGACGCTAAGTTGAGCGGTAAGATTGAAGTTGATTATGCCTTTCAGGATTTCGATTTAAAGAAATTTGGAATAGATAGAGAGATAGAGCGCTCTAAGCCATGGGGTACAGCGCATGCTGTATTAAGTGCAAAGAATCAGATCAATGAGCCTTTTTGTGTTATCAATGCGGATGATTTCTACGGAACAGATTCCTTTGTGAAGATGGCAGAATTTCTGACAACAGAAGTGACAGATAAGCAAATGGCTCTCATGGGGTTCCGTGTAGATAACACTTTGTCCGATCACGGATATGTATCCAGAGGTGTCTGCGAAGTCTCGGACTCTGGTCATATGAAGAGTGTGACAGAGCGTACAAAGATCTACTATAAAGAGATCGATGGAGAAAAGAAAATCGTTTTTGAAGAAAACGGAGTAGAGACAGAGCTGGATCCGAATAGCCGTGTTTCTATGAACTTCTGGGGTTTTACACCATTGGTATTTGAGCAGGCAGAAAAAATGTTCCACACATTTGTGGAAGAAAATGCTGATGATCCTAAATCAGAATTCTTTATCCCTTCTGTAGCAGATGCGCTGGTACAGACAGGACAGACAGACTTTAAAGTAATCCCGACTTCCTCCAAATGGTTTGGAGTAACTTATAAAGAAGATAAAGAGATCGTTCAGGAAAGCATCTCTAAGCTTGTAGCGGACGGAGCTTATCCGGAAAAACTGTTTTAA
- a CDS encoding TIGR02117 family protein, with product MIIFGSIIAIVLVYWLAERILSRIPARATTSDAPKPITVYIMSNGVHTDLVLPVKQDNMDWATIFPYRNNISKDTVYSYVSIGWGDKGFYLNTPEWKDLKASTAFVAATGLGETALHVTYYKRIVEDELCYKWMIDTVQYHALIDHVKEALDYDSQGNPIVIQTKAQYTNSDAFYEAKGAYSMFYSCNTWTNQGLKRANMPAGIWATLDKGILSHYKK from the coding sequence ATGATAATTTTTGGTTCTATCATCGCCATTGTATTAGTTTACTGGTTGGCAGAACGTATTCTATCCCGGATACCCGCCCGTGCGACCACATCAGATGCACCAAAGCCCATCACGGTATACATTATGTCTAATGGCGTACATACAGATCTTGTACTTCCTGTAAAGCAGGATAACATGGACTGGGCAACTATCTTCCCTTACAGGAATAATATAAGTAAAGATACAGTCTATAGTTATGTGAGTATAGGCTGGGGAGATAAGGGATTTTATCTGAATACACCGGAATGGAAAGATCTTAAAGCTTCTACAGCTTTTGTGGCAGCAACAGGTCTGGGAGAAACGGCATTGCATGTAACCTACTACAAGCGGATAGTGGAAGATGAACTCTGTTATAAATGGATGATCGATACAGTACAATATCATGCGCTTATAGATCATGTTAAGGAAGCACTGGATTATGATAGTCAGGGAAATCCTATTGTGATACAGACAAAAGCCCAGTATACAAATTCAGACGCCTTCTATGAGGCTAAAGGAGCTTATAGTATGTTCTATTCCTGTAATACCTGGACCAATCAGGGATTAAAAAGAGCAAATATGCCCGCCGGTATATGGGCAACACTGGATAAAGGAATATTAAGCCATTATAAAAAGTAA
- a CDS encoding helix-turn-helix transcriptional regulator: MKNNIKINRVIKGYSQEQLAILVNVSRQTINALEAGKYVPSTMLSLKISQALDKSVEELFELEEGD, encoded by the coding sequence TTGAAGAATAATATTAAAATAAACAGGGTTATAAAGGGATATTCTCAGGAGCAATTAGCCATTTTGGTGAATGTAAGCAGACAAACCATTAATGCCTTAGAAGCAGGTAAGTATGTTCCTTCAACAATGCTTTCTCTAAAGATATCGCAGGCTTTGGATAAGTCTGTTGAAGAATTATTTGAACTGGAAGAGGGCGATTAG